A region of Panicum virgatum strain AP13 chromosome 8N, P.virgatum_v5, whole genome shotgun sequence DNA encodes the following proteins:
- the LOC120684462 gene encoding phosphoglycerate mutase-like protein 4 yields the protein MSVTSTLRGDEEFTEVVVVRHGETTWNASHIIQGQLDPELNETGRHQALVVAHRLPKEGKPAAIYSSDLKRAAETAEIVAKVCGVTNLVVNEALREMHMGYLQGLKWDDAVNKNPDVFRSFGIFEITEGSDPDSRNKEIPGGGESLNQLTERCVSYLNKIAQEHRGERVVVVSHYAAILELCRYTDPPDGSIRRKIPNTSLNVFRISGVTGKWILERYGDDSHVDGNDFLENSFSGDGASA from the exons atgtcggtaacctcgaccctgcg TGGCGACGAGGAGTTCACAGAGGTGGTAGTGGTGCGGCATGGGGAAACCACCTGGAACGCCTCCCACATCATCCAG GGACAATTGGACCCAGAGCTAAATGAGACTGGTAGACACCAAGCCCTTGTG GTGGCTCATCGGCTGCCAAAAGAAGGCAAACCAGCTGCCATATACTCTTCCGATTTGAAGCGTGCTGCTGAGACTGCAGAAATTGTAGCAAAAGTTTGTGGTGTAACAAAT ttggTGGTGAATGAGGCACTGAGAGAAATGCACATGGGATatctccaaggcttgaagtgggATGATGCTGTAAATAAAAATCCAGATGTTTTTAGGAGCTTTGGCATTTTTGAAATTACTGAGGGCTCTGATCCTGATAGTAGAAATAAAGAAATACCG GGTGGTGGAGAGAGCCTGAATCAGTTGACCGAGCGATGTGTCTCCTATTTGAATAAGATTGCCCAGGAACACAGAG GGGAGCGGGTTGTGGTGGTCTCCCACTATGCAGCCATACTAGAGCTGTGTCGTTACACAGATCCACCCGACGGCTCGATTCGTCGGAAAATTCCAAACACTTCACTGAATGTTTTCCGTATCTCCGGCgtcaccggcaagtggatcCTTGAGAGGTATGGAGACGATAGCCATGTCGATGGAAATGACTTTCTGGAGAACTCTTTCAGCGGTGACGGTGCCTCTGCCTAA